One stretch of Leptospira mtsangambouensis DNA includes these proteins:
- a CDS encoding glycoside hydrolase family 36 protein has translation MKIQYRVHNSVTISNFLPVKAGVYQSECKKFELLLPSTTDQKSGTVLSPKLIWREPTRPEVGFSVDHLELELSLLPEGNGYSLFQHGYQSWSISRKVESTSVDKPPFLSFLQYSQENIYSKHESKVGKFISEYLALVYNKETGNGVLYAPIEQGEFGTKFEIVFGESGNITSVKVVYDVHCLPDLRPNTKLSIAKIKVLTFKGNPEGKLTKYFEELGKKEGPGNLPKKVPTGWCSWYYYYTKIDQKTILDNLTKVRELNLPFEFFQIDDGYQKEIGDWLVPNDKFPGGMRILADEIKRVGLKPGIWLAPFLVRKKSEFFRKYPEAILKDQNGKPVPAIYQPLWGRGYTYALDITHPTALAYIEKVFSTLVKEWGYPYLKLDFLYAGLLPGDVYNKSLSPQARYRNALELIRKVVGKNTFLLGCGAPMLPSVGIFDGMRISCDVAPFWYPEKLRVFLKDRDALCTRTALINDITRSSMHRHLWLNDPDCLLVRKKRNKMNEAQTKLMASVMAVSGGMLLVSDDLTKLETDRLDLLKKAFQLNRECQAYTPIPIGIFEEEFPTAMYNPAGYLGIWNPTEEERTIRVAIPQGLKTKEPFLDFWTGTMVNLRMIGGHFEITLPAFGSVVVSV, from the coding sequence ATGAAAATTCAATACAGAGTTCATAATTCCGTCACCATTTCTAACTTTCTTCCTGTAAAGGCGGGGGTTTACCAATCCGAATGTAAAAAATTCGAACTTTTATTACCTTCCACTACGGATCAAAAATCAGGTACCGTCCTTAGTCCCAAACTCATTTGGAGAGAACCGACAAGACCCGAAGTAGGATTTTCAGTAGATCATTTGGAACTAGAATTGTCCCTACTCCCAGAAGGAAATGGATATTCTCTTTTCCAACATGGATACCAATCCTGGTCCATCTCAAGAAAAGTCGAAAGTACATCCGTCGACAAACCACCTTTTTTATCTTTTTTACAATACTCTCAAGAGAATATTTATTCAAAACATGAATCAAAGGTCGGAAAGTTTATTTCTGAATACCTCGCTCTTGTTTATAATAAGGAAACAGGTAATGGTGTTTTGTATGCTCCCATCGAACAGGGAGAATTTGGAACTAAATTTGAAATTGTCTTTGGAGAATCCGGCAATATAACATCCGTTAAAGTCGTTTACGATGTTCATTGTTTACCTGACCTTCGTCCCAATACAAAACTTAGCATCGCAAAAATCAAAGTTCTAACGTTTAAAGGAAATCCAGAAGGAAAACTAACAAAATACTTTGAAGAGTTAGGAAAAAAAGAAGGCCCAGGAAACTTACCAAAAAAAGTTCCGACTGGTTGGTGTTCTTGGTATTATTATTACACCAAAATTGACCAAAAAACAATTTTAGACAATTTAACAAAAGTTAGAGAATTAAATTTACCTTTTGAGTTCTTTCAGATTGATGATGGATACCAAAAAGAAATTGGAGATTGGTTAGTTCCAAACGATAAGTTTCCAGGAGGGATGAGAATCCTTGCTGATGAAATCAAACGAGTGGGACTAAAACCAGGGATTTGGCTTGCTCCTTTCCTTGTTCGAAAAAAATCAGAGTTCTTTCGCAAGTATCCTGAAGCCATCCTCAAAGACCAAAACGGAAAACCTGTTCCTGCCATTTACCAACCACTTTGGGGAAGAGGTTATACTTATGCCCTTGATATCACTCACCCAACTGCTTTGGCTTATATAGAAAAAGTGTTTTCTACCCTTGTCAAAGAATGGGGATATCCTTATTTAAAATTGGATTTTCTTTATGCTGGTCTACTTCCCGGCGATGTGTATAACAAAAGTTTGTCGCCTCAAGCTCGTTATAGAAATGCATTAGAACTCATTCGTAAAGTTGTTGGGAAAAACACATTTTTACTCGGATGTGGAGCTCCCATGTTGCCATCCGTAGGTATTTTTGATGGAATGCGTATCTCTTGTGATGTGGCTCCATTTTGGTATCCTGAAAAACTTCGTGTATTCTTAAAAGATAGAGATGCACTTTGTACAAGAACCGCCCTCATCAACGATATCACTCGTTCCTCGATGCACAGACATCTATGGTTAAACGACCCTGATTGTTTACTCGTTCGTAAAAAAAGAAACAAAATGAATGAAGCACAAACCAAATTGATGGCTTCCGTCATGGCTGTGTCAGGTGGGATGTTACTTGTTTCAGATGATTTGACCAAATTAGAAACAGATCGTTTGGATCTTTTAAAAAAGGCCTTCCAACTCAACAGAGAATGCCAGGCATATACACCGATACCTATCGGAATTTTTGAAGAAGAATTCCCTACGGCAATGTACAATCCAGCAGGTTATCTTGGAATTTGGAATCCAACAGAAGAAGAACGCACCATTCGGGTGGCCATCCCACAAGGATTAAAAACCAAAGA
- a CDS encoding ribonuclease D yields MTQKRSTIKPVVLQGDLNEDFFEAFKKDDRLAVDCEMMGLNPRRDRLCVVQISDSKNKVALVQILPGQKEAPHIQKLFESKEITKIFHFARMDMTFLRARLGIKVQNVFCTKIGSKLARTYTDKHGLKELIREFFEENIDKKNQSSDWGKKILTKDQVDYASTDVRFLIALESILTEMMIRENRFALAERCFGFLETQVELDLLEVPNLFEH; encoded by the coding sequence ATGACCCAAAAACGTTCAACTATAAAACCAGTCGTCCTCCAGGGTGACCTGAACGAAGATTTCTTTGAAGCCTTCAAAAAGGATGACCGGTTGGCCGTGGACTGTGAAATGATGGGACTCAATCCTAGAAGGGATAGACTCTGCGTCGTACAAATTTCCGATTCTAAAAATAAAGTCGCTCTCGTTCAAATTCTTCCTGGCCAAAAAGAAGCCCCGCACATCCAAAAATTATTTGAATCCAAAGAGATCACTAAGATCTTCCATTTTGCACGAATGGACATGACCTTTTTACGTGCAAGGCTCGGGATCAAAGTACAAAATGTATTCTGTACCAAAATTGGTAGTAAACTTGCTAGAACCTATACCGACAAACATGGGTTAAAAGAACTCATTCGTGAATTTTTTGAAGAAAACATCGATAAAAAAAATCAAAGTTCTGATTGGGGAAAAAAGATCCTTACCAAAGACCAAGTAGACTATGCATCGACAGATGTTCGGTTTTTAATTGCTCTTGAATCCATCCTAACGGAGATGATGATTCGCGAAAATAGGTTTGCACTTGCAGAGCGTTGTTTTGGATTTTTGGAAACACAAGTGGAACTTGATCTTTTAGAAGTGCCTAATCTTTTCGAACACTGA
- the radA gene encoding DNA repair protein RadA: MAKKQLPQYQCKSCGDSFSRWAGKCPSCGEWNQIEEVENTSSGRFDSPISQKPKDRKYTDPKSIGSVVSDAHVRTSTGFSELDLVLGGGIVPGSLVLVGGEPGVGKSTLVLEMAKNIANEGSVLYISGEESASQIGLRAKRMGVTSQNILLSSEVYAENISQMISDLKPKVVFVDSIQTILKESLVNQAGTITQLRESSQVFLETAKRTSVPIFLIGHITKEGQIAGPKVLEHLVDTVLYFEGDRFNYYRILRAVKNRFGAVGDTAIFEMVSGGLKQVLDRHRLFISPESEERSGSVLSSVMEGSRAIGVEVQALVTKSSYGQARRMAEGLDNRRVILLSAVLEKYLGFPLSESDIFSNLAGGLSIDEPSLDLAIAASIASSFKDKPVSREIGFLGEVGLSGEVRSVGQISLRLKELAGIGISKVYIPQGNFKEVDGLFSSLELIPVKHLQELGF; this comes from the coding sequence ATGGCAAAAAAACAACTCCCCCAATACCAATGTAAATCCTGCGGGGATAGTTTCAGCCGATGGGCTGGAAAATGCCCTTCCTGCGGGGAGTGGAACCAAATTGAAGAAGTAGAAAATACTTCTTCTGGAAGGTTTGATTCTCCCATCTCTCAAAAACCAAAAGATAGAAAATATACAGATCCAAAATCGATTGGTTCTGTGGTGAGTGATGCTCATGTTCGCACCTCTACTGGTTTTAGCGAATTGGATTTGGTGCTTGGTGGAGGGATTGTTCCCGGTAGTTTGGTGTTAGTTGGCGGAGAACCGGGTGTGGGAAAGTCCACTCTGGTTTTGGAGATGGCCAAAAATATTGCAAATGAAGGTTCTGTTTTATACATTTCGGGAGAGGAGTCTGCTTCTCAAATTGGACTTCGAGCCAAACGTATGGGAGTCACCTCCCAAAACATTTTATTATCATCCGAAGTGTATGCGGAAAATATTTCGCAGATGATTTCGGATTTAAAACCCAAAGTAGTCTTTGTCGATTCCATCCAAACCATTTTGAAAGAAAGTTTGGTCAACCAAGCAGGAACCATCACTCAACTAAGAGAATCTTCTCAGGTATTTCTCGAAACCGCCAAAAGGACATCCGTTCCTATTTTTCTCATTGGCCATATCACAAAAGAAGGCCAGATTGCCGGTCCCAAAGTTTTGGAACATTTGGTGGATACAGTTCTCTATTTTGAAGGGGACAGATTTAATTATTACCGCATCCTCCGTGCTGTTAAAAACAGGTTTGGTGCGGTAGGTGACACTGCTATTTTTGAAATGGTTTCAGGTGGGTTAAAACAAGTACTCGATCGTCATCGTTTGTTTATCTCTCCTGAATCAGAAGAAAGATCTGGTAGTGTTTTGTCTTCTGTGATGGAAGGCTCCCGGGCCATTGGTGTAGAAGTACAGGCCCTTGTCACCAAGTCATCTTATGGGCAAGCCCGTCGTATGGCAGAAGGTTTGGACAATCGTCGTGTGATTTTACTTTCTGCTGTTCTTGAAAAATATTTGGGATTCCCTTTGTCCGAATCAGATATCTTTAGTAATCTTGCTGGTGGCCTGAGCATTGACGAACCAAGTCTCGACTTAGCAATTGCCGCATCTATTGCTTCTTCTTTTAAAGACAAACCGGTTTCCAGAGAAATTGGTTTTCTTGGAGAAGTAGGGCTTTCGGGAGAAGTGAGGAGTGTCGGCCAAATCAGTTTGCGACTAAAAGAATTGGCAGGAATTGGAATTTCCAAAGTTTATATTCCCCAAGGGAATTTTAAAGAAGTGGATGGACTTTTTTCTTCTTTGGAACTAATTCCTGTTAAACACTTACAAGAGTTAGGTTTTTGA
- a CDS encoding heparin lyase I family protein, whose amino-acid sequence MRNQWQRLFLLGICLGLTTQLVQCQKKSEDQTTEILAGTLLAYQAATTITCTSEQLTKTQQGRIFQTSFESASEFSSFYIVPSPYQSVATHGQSTEQKRTGTYSHKASILSVGPSCFYPQNCNHRGYPTIQLNKLPSGGFKTPVLVEFYAYLDMSLPNSADWFSFATFSADPSDQWRRVVLVNIDSKNYAYLMHVPNHNQNQHTFQNTNTSFPQRQWTKLTTCLDFSPSGGMAKVWMDGTLISTANVSGGCGVLEQAHFGLYASPTVSAGAIYNDDLRIEEVSVCP is encoded by the coding sequence ATGAGAAACCAATGGCAACGCCTCTTCCTTTTGGGAATTTGTTTGGGACTAACCACCCAACTTGTACAGTGCCAAAAAAAGTCAGAAGACCAAACAACAGAGATTTTAGCGGGAACCTTACTTGCGTACCAAGCAGCTACGACTATCACTTGCACCAGTGAACAATTGACGAAAACCCAACAAGGAAGGATCTTCCAAACTAGCTTTGAGTCGGCTTCCGAATTTTCTTCTTTCTATATTGTTCCCTCACCTTACCAATCGGTAGCCACTCATGGACAAAGTACGGAACAAAAACGTACGGGCACATATTCCCATAAAGCATCTATTTTATCTGTCGGCCCCAGTTGTTTTTATCCACAAAATTGTAACCATAGAGGGTATCCAACCATCCAGCTCAACAAACTTCCGTCAGGTGGATTTAAAACACCAGTCCTAGTTGAGTTTTATGCCTATTTGGATATGAGCCTTCCGAATAGTGCCGACTGGTTTAGTTTTGCGACTTTTTCAGCAGATCCCAGCGACCAATGGAGACGAGTGGTTCTTGTGAATATAGATTCAAAAAATTATGCTTATTTAATGCATGTTCCCAATCACAACCAAAACCAACATACATTCCAAAATACAAATACAAGTTTTCCACAAAGGCAGTGGACAAAACTCACAACCTGTCTCGACTTTTCTCCTTCGGGAGGAATGGCAAAAGTGTGGATGGATGGAACTTTGATTTCAACCGCCAATGTTTCTGGAGGCTGCGGTGTATTAGAACAAGCTCATTTTGGACTCTATGCTTCACCAACGGTCAGTGCTGGAGCCATTTATAATGATGATTTAAGAATAGAAGAAGTTTCTGTTTGTCCTTAA
- a CDS encoding esterase/lipase family protein, translating to MKKKILIGFLATLLSVPTSGLFAGPLDGQCIALVHGILGFDDTQGLAGGLVKYWGGLDGYLRSQGAKVTTPGSSATNSIPTRASQIQSSVSTWMTANGCSKVHLMGHSQGGLVVRYMVSNLGFAGKTQTVTSINSLHQGAPMADIVLAAIPSWLQPFANSALSLLAKLVYRDGRPQDVIAMGKSLTVSYVKTFNSNSPNASGIKYYSYGSEMAWADLVQHPIMALTHPITWAGGLYYGLGGGNDGVVPLNSQKWGAWKGTPSSYWFATGIDHLQATNLAWSGQNYYDVQGWYLNIAKNAKAGL from the coding sequence ATGAAAAAGAAAATCTTGATTGGGTTTTTAGCGACCCTTCTCTCCGTTCCCACCTCCGGTCTGTTTGCTGGTCCTCTTGATGGTCAGTGTATCGCACTTGTCCATGGAATCCTTGGTTTTGATGATACCCAAGGTCTTGCAGGTGGTTTAGTCAAGTATTGGGGAGGCCTAGACGGTTATCTTCGTAGCCAAGGTGCAAAAGTCACCACTCCTGGAAGTTCGGCAACCAACTCCATTCCTACTCGTGCAAGCCAAATCCAATCTTCTGTATCTACTTGGATGACAGCAAACGGTTGTTCCAAGGTGCACTTGATGGGCCATAGCCAAGGTGGACTTGTTGTTCGTTATATGGTTTCCAACTTAGGTTTTGCTGGAAAAACACAAACGGTAACTTCCATCAATTCGCTTCACCAAGGAGCACCAATGGCTGATATCGTTCTGGCTGCCATTCCAAGTTGGTTGCAACCGTTCGCAAATTCTGCACTCAGTTTACTTGCAAAGTTAGTTTACCGTGATGGTCGCCCACAAGATGTAATTGCTATGGGAAAATCACTGACTGTAAGTTATGTGAAGACTTTTAATTCAAATTCACCAAATGCATCTGGAATCAAATACTACTCTTATGGAAGTGAAATGGCTTGGGCAGACCTTGTCCAACACCCAATCATGGCACTCACTCACCCAATCACTTGGGCTGGTGGTTTGTATTACGGTTTAGGTGGTGGTAATGATGGTGTGGTTCCGTTGAATTCTCAAAAATGGGGAGCTTGGAAAGGAACACCTTCTTCTTATTGGTTTGCCACTGGGATTGACCACTTACAAGCAACAAACTTGGCTTGGAGCGGACAAAACTATTATGATGTGCAAGGTTGGTACTTAAACATCGCAAAAAACGCAAAAGCTGGTTTATAA
- a CDS encoding lipase secretion chaperone has product MDFKKIIIIIVIFLFFFLGLLYFLKQNSTTDQSKQSLSPEEQMVRDRISPLGTGEGFWDEAISPFREDRTKPYLELLEDLKTGKVNFVWEVWALRRKCKPEYTPDQCNATILAYLDSEYESPDKEKVKDLFLSYFRYEEEYRKWEQPTDLSFVELYEKIKAKRRDVLGEKADLVFGMEESQVSFLEGTQNFIKQSSNVPAEQRVKQFEDLKKKTYGSYYDALVSREDKYDHYQVEMSLRDKEFNALTDPKEKEKYLNKIETKYFGKEKAASLSEERAKETKFYESIAKYESKEKEFLKENGGLSPQEKEKKLKELRIQVLGSEEEADAYVRRKNIEEAGK; this is encoded by the coding sequence ATGGATTTTAAAAAAATTATTATCATCATTGTTATATTTCTTTTTTTCTTCTTGGGTTTACTTTACTTTTTAAAACAAAACTCAACTACAGATCAGTCGAAACAATCACTAAGTCCAGAAGAACAAATGGTTAGAGATCGAATTTCGCCTCTGGGAACAGGGGAAGGTTTTTGGGATGAAGCCATTTCTCCTTTTCGAGAAGATCGAACCAAACCTTATTTAGAGTTATTGGAAGATTTAAAAACAGGTAAGGTTAATTTTGTTTGGGAAGTTTGGGCATTACGACGTAAATGTAAACCCGAATATACACCTGACCAGTGCAATGCAACCATCCTTGCTTATCTTGATTCGGAATATGAATCTCCAGATAAGGAAAAAGTAAAAGATTTGTTTCTATCCTACTTTCGTTATGAAGAAGAATACAGAAAATGGGAACAGCCAACGGACTTATCCTTTGTAGAATTGTATGAAAAAATCAAAGCCAAACGAAGAGATGTTCTGGGAGAAAAGGCAGATCTGGTTTTTGGAATGGAAGAATCCCAAGTATCTTTTTTAGAAGGTACACAAAACTTTATCAAACAATCTTCCAATGTACCGGCTGAACAACGAGTGAAACAGTTTGAAGATCTAAAGAAAAAAACATATGGATCTTATTATGATGCTTTAGTCTCTAGAGAAGATAAATATGATCATTACCAAGTGGAAATGAGCCTTCGTGATAAAGAGTTCAATGCACTCACTGATCCAAAAGAAAAAGAAAAATACCTAAATAAAATTGAAACCAAATACTTTGGAAAAGAAAAAGCGGCTAGTTTGTCGGAAGAAAGGGCAAAGGAGACAAAATTTTATGAATCCATCGCAAAGTATGAATCCAAAGAAAAAGAATTTTTAAAGGAGAATGGTGGCCTTTCTCCACAAGAAAAAGAAAAGAAACTGAAAGAATTACGGATTCAGGTTTTGGGTTCAGAAGAAGAAGCAGATGCTTACGTGAGGCGGAAAAATATAGAAGAAGCGGGAAAATAA
- a CDS encoding putative glycoside hydrolase, whose product MKQATFFLLLSFFLSCQSASKTERRQNADSSGITPDFIEGLYINTKTIRDKKRWSLLFQVMKDAGMNTAVVDMQPYPPTPEQVAEAKALGFYMVARVVNFEGGLIEKTPNANLMVSIQKSIRKACELGFPEIQLDYIRYADGGTNFSMSYEKRYESILGIIKDHKEKTKDSCSKDTRWTADVFGRVPFIENDVIGQKVEPFSEELNGLYPMLYPSHFYGLTKRVADPYGTIKDGLDLTVKRAKQGTKAIAWVQGFNMMVGPSKLTYTDYIKAQMQGAKDSLGHGFIVWNAGNEYIDTMNAYEKYKSEPNPNNQKLTKNEN is encoded by the coding sequence ATGAAACAGGCAACTTTTTTCCTTCTACTTTCATTCTTCCTTTCCTGCCAGTCAGCATCCAAAACCGAAAGACGGCAAAACGCAGATTCCTCGGGGATCACTCCTGATTTTATTGAAGGGCTCTATATCAATACCAAAACCATTCGTGATAAAAAAAGATGGAGCCTATTATTCCAAGTAATGAAAGACGCAGGGATGAACACTGCTGTTGTCGATATGCAACCATATCCACCCACTCCCGAACAGGTAGCAGAAGCAAAAGCATTAGGTTTCTACATGGTAGCAAGGGTGGTTAACTTTGAAGGTGGACTCATCGAAAAAACACCTAACGCAAATTTAATGGTGTCTATTCAAAAATCCATTCGCAAAGCCTGCGAATTAGGTTTTCCAGAAATACAATTGGATTATATACGTTATGCTGATGGTGGCACTAATTTTAGTATGAGTTATGAAAAACGGTATGAATCCATTCTCGGAATCATCAAAGATCATAAAGAAAAAACCAAAGATAGTTGTTCCAAAGACACTCGATGGACAGCCGATGTATTTGGTAGAGTTCCTTTTATTGAAAACGATGTGATTGGTCAAAAAGTAGAACCGTTTAGTGAAGAACTGAATGGGTTATATCCCATGTTATATCCATCTCATTTTTACGGATTAACCAAACGAGTGGCAGATCCGTACGGAACCATCAAGGACGGTCTTGACCTTACTGTTAAACGTGCCAAACAAGGAACCAAAGCCATTGCTTGGGTACAAGGTTTTAATATGATGGTAGGCCCAAGCAAACTAACTTATACAGATTATATAAAGGCACAAATGCAAGGGGCAAAAGATTCATTAGGACATGGATTTATTGTTTGGAATGCTGGAAACGAATACATTGATACAATGAATGCATACGAAAAGTATAAATCTGAGCCAAACCCTAACAACCAGAAACTCACAAAAAACGAAAACTAA
- a CDS encoding histone deacetylase family protein, with the protein MGSLKTGITFHEEFLKHNTGPGHPETHGRLESILDHLSDLPSENFLWKKDFKEAPLSVISSIHDPNYVRLVSRTCEEKGSGYLDGDTVFSPRSYLAANLAVGAGLYLADEVLLGNLKNGMALVRPPGHHAEADYAMGFCIFNNIAITAKYLQSKGIKRILILDWDVHHGNGTQHQFYEDDSVYFISLHQFPFYPGTGALSERGKGKGFGTTMNIPLARGAGEFEYLSCFPSIQREMEKFQPEFVLVSAGFDAHKQDPLGGMNLPTSSFEIFTREIQNIANTYADGKMISFLEGGYDFKALAESVKLHLETLAS; encoded by the coding sequence GTGGGATCATTAAAAACAGGAATCACCTTTCACGAAGAATTTTTAAAACACAACACAGGGCCAGGTCATCCCGAAACACATGGAAGGTTGGAATCCATTTTGGACCATCTTTCCGATTTACCTTCCGAAAATTTTTTATGGAAAAAAGATTTTAAAGAAGCTCCCTTATCAGTGATTTCATCCATCCATGATCCAAATTACGTTCGTTTGGTGAGTAGAACCTGCGAAGAAAAAGGTTCGGGGTATTTGGATGGTGATACTGTTTTTTCCCCTCGTTCTTATTTGGCGGCAAATCTTGCCGTAGGTGCTGGCCTTTATCTTGCCGATGAAGTATTACTCGGAAATTTGAAAAATGGAATGGCATTGGTACGTCCACCAGGCCATCATGCGGAAGCTGACTATGCAATGGGATTTTGTATTTTTAATAATATTGCTATTACCGCAAAATACCTTCAGTCCAAAGGAATCAAAAGGATTTTGATTTTAGATTGGGATGTCCATCATGGGAATGGCACACAACACCAGTTCTACGAAGATGATTCCGTTTATTTCATTTCCCTCCATCAGTTTCCTTTTTATCCAGGTACGGGTGCTTTATCGGAACGAGGCAAAGGGAAGGGATTTGGAACCACTATGAATATTCCTTTGGCACGTGGTGCAGGTGAATTCGAATATTTATCTTGTTTTCCTTCCATCCAAAGAGAAATGGAAAAATTCCAACCAGAATTTGTATTGGTATCAGCAGGTTTTGATGCTCATAAACAAGATCCGTTGGGAGGAATGAATTTGCCCACATCCTCCTTTGAAATTTTTACTAGGGAAATACAAAACATTGCAAATACTTATGCTGACGGAAAAATGATCTCCTTTTTAGAAGGCGGATATGATTTTAAAGCTCTTGCAGAATCAGTTAAATTGCATTTGGAAACCTTAGCATCTTAA
- a CDS encoding esterase/lipase family protein has product MIQILINSLAGKTVSLTQKTTDSLLKGIQVLVKGSLTSTGGGLDLLSNAFFYKPEWREALQKAGVQVKETGQKSNESLQKTIEQTNQAFDKALFKVELTAKQSDDMIFDNRMISSILGSSHDQKFKLTKIDMSFRTFGKDITAKETIGEYKSSKKTKSVLFLPGLFTDESVWQEQTVEYKDRKITSPGLATDLQEVGYYPFYLRYNHGLPIHENGKKLMHLLDIFFNEDPNIKPDIICYSLGCLIFRSCLYHAKLENKEWLNRFGKVVLIAAPNKGSYLEKIGFWLGFLFEKSPNVALKIIGMIGNLRSDAIKDLSFGLIRKEEKGWIETISGYFGETYFGELDEIDVYQAYALMEGVENPLQNFLGDGIVEKKSLTYLTDKVFTKKPNPALRTLELNKQNHFSIISARPLIHWVKEVFEVVPKV; this is encoded by the coding sequence GTGATCCAAATCCTCATCAATTCCCTTGCTGGAAAAACAGTATCCCTCACACAAAAGACAACGGATTCCCTTTTGAAAGGAATCCAGGTTTTAGTCAAAGGTAGCCTAACAAGCACAGGTGGAGGGTTAGACCTACTTTCCAATGCTTTTTTTTATAAACCAGAATGGCGAGAGGCATTACAAAAAGCCGGGGTCCAAGTCAAAGAAACGGGGCAAAAATCAAATGAAAGTTTACAAAAAACAATCGAACAAACGAACCAAGCCTTTGACAAAGCACTCTTTAAGGTAGAACTGACCGCCAAACAAAGCGATGATATGATATTTGATAATCGAATGATATCAAGTATTCTTGGAAGTTCGCATGATCAAAAATTTAAACTCACAAAAATTGATATGAGCTTTCGTACTTTTGGTAAAGACATTACAGCAAAAGAAACGATCGGGGAATATAAAAGTTCAAAAAAAACAAAATCGGTTTTATTTTTGCCAGGTTTATTTACCGATGAGTCCGTCTGGCAGGAACAAACAGTGGAATATAAAGATAGAAAAATAACCTCACCAGGTCTTGCTACCGACTTGCAAGAAGTAGGTTATTATCCATTTTATTTGAGATACAACCACGGCCTTCCCATCCACGAAAATGGGAAAAAACTGATGCATCTTTTAGATATTTTTTTTAATGAAGACCCAAACATTAAACCAGATATCATTTGTTACAGTTTAGGATGTTTAATCTTTCGTTCTTGTTTGTATCATGCCAAATTAGAAAACAAAGAATGGCTCAATCGATTTGGGAAAGTGGTGCTCATCGCAGCACCAAACAAAGGTTCGTATTTAGAAAAAATTGGATTTTGGCTTGGATTTCTATTTGAAAAAAGCCCCAATGTTGCTCTTAAAATTATTGGGATGATAGGCAACCTTCGTAGTGATGCCATCAAAGACCTATCCTTCGGACTCATTCGCAAAGAGGAAAAAGGATGGATAGAAACTATATCCGGTTACTTTGGCGAAACTTATTTTGGTGAATTGGATGAAATAGATGTTTATCAAGCCTATGCTCTTATGGAAGGAGTAGAAAATCCGTTACAAAACTTTCTTGGTGATGGGATTGTGGAGAAAAAAAGTCTTACTTATCTGACCGATAAGGTATTTACCAAAAAACCGAACCCCGCATTACGAACATTAGAGCTAAACAAACAAAATCATTTTTCTATTATTAGTGCAAGGCCACTCATTCATTGGGTGAAGGAAGTTTTTGAAGTTGTGCCTAAAGTTTAA